A single region of the Populus nigra chromosome 2, ddPopNigr1.1, whole genome shotgun sequence genome encodes:
- the LOC133681905 gene encoding calcium-transporting ATPase, endoplasmic reticulum-type — translation MEEKPFPAWSWSVEQCLKEFNVKLDKGLSSYEVEKRRERYGWNELAKEKGKPLWWLVLEQFDDMLVKILLVAAFISFILAYLHAGESGEAGFEAYVEPLVIVLILALNAIVGVWQETNAEKALEALKEMQCESGKVLRDGYMMPELPARELVPGDIVELRVGDKVPADMRVAVLKTSTLRVEQSSLTGEAMPVLKGTAPIFMDDCELQAKENMVFAGTTVVNGSCICIVISTGMKTEIGKIQKQIHEASLEESDTPLKKKLDEFGGRLTTAIGFACLVVWIINYKNFLSWDVVDGWPTNIRFSFEKCTYYFKIAVALAVAAIPEGLPAVITTSLALGTRKMAQKNAIVRKLPSVETLGCTTVICSDKTGTLTTNQMSVTEFFTLGGKTTSSRIFRVEGTTYDPKDGGIVDWTCYNMDANLQAMAEICAVCNDAGIFCDGRLFRATGLPTEAALKVLVEKMGVPDAKAREKIRDMQLAANYLIDRSTVKLGSCEWWTKRLKRLATLEFDRIRKSMSIIVREPNGQNRLLVKGAVESLLERSSHVQLADGSVVPIDEPCRQLLSLRLLEMSSKGLRCLGLAYKDDLGEFSDYHAENHPAHKKLLDPAYYMSIESDLVFVGVVGLRDPPREEVHKAIEDCRGAGIRVMVITGDNKSTAEAICKEIKLFDEGEGLRGRSFTGKEFTALSPSEQMEILSKPGGKVFSRAEPRHKQEIVRMLKDMGEIVAMTGDGVNDAPALKLADIGIAMGITGTEVAKEASDMVLADDNFSSIVSAVAEGRSIYNNMKAFIRYMISSNVGEVISIFLTAALGIPECMIPVQLLWVNLVTDGPPATALGFNPADVDIMRKPPRKCNDALINSWVLFRYLVIGSYVGIATVGIFVLWYTQASFLGINLVSDGHTLVQLSQLRNWGECPTWSNFTVTPYQVGGGRMITFSNPCDYFSTGKVKAMTLSLSVLVAIEMFNSLNALSEDNSLVTMPPWRNPWLLVAMSVSFGLHCVILYVPFLADVFGIVPLSLKEWFLVILVSAPVILIDEALKFVGRSGRCRAKKEKIA, via the exons ATGGAGGAAAAACCATTCCCTGCATGGTCATGGTCTGTGGAGCAGTGTTTGAAAGAGTTCAATGTGAAGTTAGACAAGGGTCTGAGTTCTTATGAGGTTGAGAAGCGGCGAGAGAGGTATGGTTGGAATGAGCTTGCTAAAGAAAAGGGTAAGCCCTTGTGGTGGTTAGTATTAGAACAATTTGATGATATGCTTGTAAAGATACTTCTGGTTGCAGCTTTTATATCATTTATTCTAGCTTATTTACATGCGGGTGAGTCTGGGGAGGCTGGATTTGAAGCTTATGTGGAGCCACTTgttatagttttgattttagCCCTTAATGCTATTGTGGGGGTGTGGCAAGAGACTAATGCCGAAAAGGCTCTTGAAGCCCTTAAGGAGATGCAATGTGAATCTGGAAAGGTTTTAAGGGATGGGTACATGATGCCGGAGTTGCCAGCTCGAGAGCTTGTCCCTGGTGACATAGTGGAACTGCGGGTTGGAGATAAAGTGCCGGCTGACATGAGAGTGGCAGTTTTGAAGACATCGACTTTGAGAGTTGAGCAGAGCTCATTGACTGGAGAGGCGATGCCTGTTCTGAAAGGCACTGCTCCCATATTCATGGATGACTGTGAGTTGCAGGCTAAGGAAAATATGGTTTTTGCTGGCACAACTGTTGTTAATGGGAGCTGTATTTGCATTGTTATAAGCACTGGGATGAAAACTGAGATTGGAAAAATTCAGAAGCAAATACACGAGGCTTCTCTGGAAGAGAGTGATACTCCACTGAAGAAGAAGTTGGATGAATTTGGTGGCAGGCTTACAACTGCTATTGGGTTTGCTTGCCTCGTTGTATGGAtcattaattacaaaaatttcCTCTCATGGGATGTTGTGGATGGATGGCCTACAAATATCAGATTTTCTTTTGAGAAATGCACCTATTATTTCAAGATAGCTGTTGCCTTAGCTGTAGCAGCTATTCCAGAAGGCCTCCCTGCTGTAATCACGACTTCTTTGGCTCTGGGTACTAGGAAAATGGCACAAAAGAATGCAATTGTGAGAAAGCTTCCAAGCGTGGAAACTTTAGGATGCACAACTGTAATTTGTTCAGATAAAACTGGGACTTTGACCACTAACCAGATGTCTGTAACAGAGTTCTTCACTTTGGGTGGAAAAACTACTTCTTCTCGAATTTTTCGTGTTGAAGGAACAACTTATGATCCTAAGGATGGTGGAATTGTTGACTGGACTTGCTATAATATGGATGCAAATTTGCAAGCCATGGCAGAGATATGTGCTGTCTGTAATGACGCTGGGATCTTTTGTGACGGTCGTCTTTTCAGGGCTACAGGTTTGCCTACTGAGGCTGCTCTAAAGGTTTTGGTTGAGAAGATGGGTGTCCCAGATGCTAAGGCAAGGGAAAAAATTCGGGATATGCAGCTTGCTGCAAACTATTTGATTGATCGTAGCACAGTGAAATTAG GGAGTTGCGAGTGGTGGACAAAAAGATTGAAAAGGCTTGCCACATTGGAATTTGATCGCATTCGCAAGTCAATGAGCATTATTGTACGGGAGCCCAATGGACAAAATCGACTTCTTGTTAAG GGAGCGGTCGAGAGTTTACTGGAGCGCAGTTCACATGTGCAGCTTGCAGATGGATCTGTTGTTCCTATAGATGAACCTTGTAGGCAACTATTATCTCTGAGACTTTTGGAGATGAGCTCTAAGGGGTTGCGGTGCTTGGGACTTGCATATAAGGATGATCTGGGGGAATTTTCAGACTACCATGCTGAAAATCATCCTGCGCACAAGAAGTTGCTCGATCCAGCTTACTACATGTCCATTGAAAGTGATTTGGTTTTTGTCGGAGTTGTTGGTCTAAGG GACCCCCCACGTGAGGAAGTGCACAAAGCAATTGAGGATTGTAGAGGTGCTGGGATTAGAGTTATGGTTATAACTGGAGATAACAAGTCTACTGCTGAGGCTATTTGTAAGGAAATCAAGTTATTTGATGAAGGTGAAGGTCTCAGGGGAAGAAGTTTTACTGGCAAAGAGTTTACTGCTCTTTCCCCTTCAGAACAAATGGAAATTTTGTCCAAGCCTGGAGGGAAGGTCTTCTCACGTGCTGAGCCAAGACACAAGCAAGAAATTGTAAGGATGCTGAAGGATATGGGCGAAATTGTGGCAATGACTGGAGATGGTGTCAATGATGCACCTGCACTTAAACTAGCAGACATTGGAATTGCCATGGGAATAACAGGAACTGAG GTGGCAAAGGAAGCTTCTGATATGGTTTTGGCCGATGATAACTTTAGTTCCATTGTTTCAGCAGTTGCGGAGGGTCGCTCAATTTATAACAACATGAAAGCTTTTATCAG GTACATGATATCATCTAATGTTGGAGAGGTGATATCCATTTTCTTAACTGCTGCATTGGGTATACCAGAGTGTATGATACCAGTACAGCTTTTGTGGGTGAATTTGGTTACTGATGGCCCGCCTGCTACAGCTCTTGGTTTTAATCCTGCTGATGTTGATATAATGCGGAAACCACCCCGCAAATGCAATGATGCCCTTATAAATTCCTGGGTTCTATTCCGCTACCTG GTCATCGGTTCTTATGTAGGAATTGCAACTGTTGGAATCTTTGTTTTGTGGTATACCCAGGCTTCTTTTCTGGGTATCAATCTCGTGAGCGACGGGCACACACTGGTTCAACTCTCCCAGCTTCGCAACTGGGGAGAGTGCCCCACATGGTCAAATTTCACCGTGACTCCATACCAGGTTGGTGGGGGACGCATGATCACCTTTTCAAACCCTTGTGACTATTTCTCTACTGGCAAAGTGAAGGCCATGACTCTGTCACTTTCTGTGTTGGTGGCGATTGAAATGTTCAATTCCCTAAATGCGCTTTCTGAAGACAATAGCTTGGTTACGATGCCACCTTGGAGGAACCCTTGGCTTTTAGTGGCCATGTCAGTCTCATTCGGATTGCATTGCGTTATACTGTATGTTCCGTTCCTGGCTGATGTGTTTGGTATCGTTCCATTGAGTCTGAAAGAATGGTTTCTAGTGATCTTGGTTTCAGCACCTGTAATTCTAATTGACGAGGCTCTTAAATTTGTTGGAAGGAGTGGAAGATGTAGAGCTAAGAAAGAGAAGATAGCGTGA
- the LOC133681874 gene encoding ras-related protein RABA3-like: MNQEMNGVDTEIDQNHQKNVQEKIDYVFKVVVIGDSAVGKTQILSRFTKNEFCFDSKSTIGVEFQTRTVIIKDKVIKAQIWDTAGQERYRAVTSAYYRGALGAMLVYDTTKRPTFDHVARWVEELRAHADNSIVIMLIGNKADLVDLRAVPTEDAVEFAEEQGLFFSETSALSGDNVDGAFFRLLEEIYGVICKKSLECGNGNPHAADAITLRGSKIDGISGTDLEISEMKKLSACSC; this comes from the exons atgaaccaaGAGATGAATGGCGTTGATACAGAGATTGATCAGAACCACCAAAAGAATGTGCAAGAGAAAATCGATTATGTGTTTAAGGTGGTGGTGATCGGTGACTCTGCAGTAGGCAAGACGCAAATTCTTTCCAGGTTTACCAAGAATGAATTCTGCTTTGATTCAAAGTCTACCATCGGTGTCGAGTTCCAGACTAGGACTGTCATCATTAAAGACAAGGTCATCAAGGCTCAGATCTGGGATACTGCTGGCCAAGAAAG GTACCGGGCAGTGACAAGCGCATACTATAGAGGGGCATTAGGGGCTATGTTAGTCTACGACACTACCAAGAGACCAACGTTTGATCATGTGGCTAGGTGGGTTGAGGAGCTCCGAGCCCATGCTGACAACTCAATTGTGATCATGCTGATTGGAAACAAGGCTGATCTTGTGGACCTCAGGGCAGTTCCAACAGAAGACGCGGTGGAATTTGCAGAGGAGCAAGGCCTATTTTTTTCTGAGACATCAGCCCTTAGTGGTGACAATGTGGACGGTGCATTTTTCAGACTGCTAGAAGAAATTTACGGTGTGATTTGTAAGAAGTCGTTGGAATGTGGCAATGGAAATCCCCATGCTGCTGATGCCATAACGCTTAGAGGTTCTAAGATTGATGGCATATCAGGGACCGATCTGGAGATTAGTGAGATGAAGAAATTATCTGCTTGCTCGTgttga
- the LOC133682866 gene encoding U-box domain-containing protein 43-like, giving the protein MMALDMVTSVSSVPAAECLSQIVEGMMEVVSAANNVLIKKDSFTELSVYLERIAPVLKELNKKDIGCSGSINNAIGILNQEIKAAKQLTADCTKRNKVYLLMNCRTITKSLEDITREISRALGLIPLANLDLSTGLIEEIEKLRDSMQRAEFKAAIAEEEILAKIESGIQERNVDRSYANKILAHIAEAVGISTEKSALKKEFEEFKSEIENARLRKDQAEAIQMDQIIALLERADAASSSKEKEIKYSTKRKSLGSQPLEPLQSFYCPITRDVMVDPVETSSGQTFERSAIEKWLADGHEMCPLTMTPLDTSILRPNKTLRESIEEWKDRNTMITIASMKSKLVYQEQQEEEVLRCLEQLEDLCEQREQHREWVILENYIPLFIQLLGAKNRDIRNRALVVLLILAKDSDHAKERVADVDNAIESIVRSLGRRIGERKLAVALLLELSKCNLVRDGIGKVQGCILLLVTMASSDDSQAATDAQELLENLSFSDQNIIQMTKANYFRHFLQRISTGSEEVKTMMASTLAELELTDHNKASLLEGGALGPLLHLVSCGDVRMKKVAVKALQNLSSLPANGLQMIKEGAVQPLLGLLFQHISSSSSLCELAAATIVHLALSTVSQESSPTPISLLESDNDTFRLFSLINLTGSNVQQNILRVFHALCQSPSALNIKTKLTECSAMQVLVQLCERDDNPNVRVNAVKLLYCLVEDGDEGTILEHVGQKCLETLLRIIQSSNLEEEIASSMGIISNLPEKPQITQWLLDAGALPVISRILPDSKQNDPHKNDLVENAAGAMRRFTVPTHPEWQKKAAEAGIIPVLVQLLDFGTTMTKKCAAISLARFSESSLELSRSIPKRKGFWCFSVPPETGCLIHGGICAVESSFCLVEADAVEPLVRVLRDPDPATCEASLDALLTLIEGVKLQNGGKVLAQANAIQPIVGFLSSSSPMLQEKALNTLERIFRLPELKQKYGPSAQMPLVDLTLRGNSSMKSLSARILAHLNVLHDQSSYF; this is encoded by the exons ATGATGGCATTAGATATGGTTACTAGTGTCTCTTCTGTACCAGCTGCTGAGTGCCTTTCGCAAATCGTGGAGGGCATGATGGAGGTTGTATCTGCTGCCAACAATGTGCTCATTAAGAAGGACAGTTTTACGGAACTTTCTGTTTACTTGGAAAGGATTGCACCTGTCCTAAAAGAGCTGAATAAGAAAGACATTGGTTGTTCTGGGAGCATAAACAATGCCATTGGGATCCTCAATCAGGAAATCAAAGCTGCAAAGCAGCTGACTGCTGATTGCACCAAGAGAAACAAAGTGTATCTCCTAATGAATTGCCGGACAATAACTAAGAGCCTAGAGGACATCACAAGAGAGATAAGCCGGGCCCTAGGTCTTATTCCTTTGGCCAATCTGGATCTTTCAACCGGTCTAATCGAAGAGATTGAAAAGCTTCGCGATAGTATGCAGAGAGCTGAGTTCAAGGCTGCTATAGCAGAAGAAGAGATTTTGGCTAAAATTGAGTCTGGAATACAGGAGAGGAATGTTGATCGTTCTTATGCCAACAAGATACTGGCTCACATAGCTGAGGCTGTTGGGATCTCAACAGAGAAGTCTGCTTTGAAGAAAGAGTTTGAAGAATTCAAGAGTGAGATTGAAAATGCGCGGCTTAGGAAGGACCAGGCTGAAGCTATACAAATGGATCAGATAATTGCTTTGCTAGAAAGGGCAGACGCTGCTTCTTCTTCTAAGGAGAAAGAGATAAAGTATTCCACCAAACGGAAGTCTTTGGGTAGTCAGCCATTGGAACCTCTTCAGTCCTTTTATTGCCCAATTACTCGGGATGTTATGGTGGACCCTGTGGAGACCTCTTCAGGACAGACATTTGAGAGAAGTGCAATAGAAAAATGGTTAGCAGATGGGCATGAAATGTGTCCTCTGACCATGACCCCCCTAGACACATCAATTTTAAGGCCTAACAAAACCCTGAGGGAATCAATAGAAGAATGGAAGGATAGAAACACCATGATTACAATTGCTTCCATGAAATCAAAGCTTGTGTATcaagaacaacaagaagaagaagtgcTTCGTTGCCTGGAACAGTTAGAGGATCTCTGTGAACAAAGAGAACAGCATCGGGAATGGGTGATCTTGGAGAATTATATACCACTTTTTATCCAGCTTCTTGGAGCAAAAAATCGTGATATAAGGAATCGTGCTCTTGTTGTCCTTTTGATTCTGGCAAAGGATAGTGATCATGCCAAG GAAAGAGTTGCAGATGTTGATAATGCAATCGAATCCATTGTTCGATCACTTGGACGCCGTATTGGGGAAAGGAAGTTAGCCGTGGCATTATTGTTGGAGTTGTCAAAGTGTAACTTGGTAAGggatggcattggaaaggttcAGGGTTGTATTCTCCTCTTAGTGACTATGGCAAGCAGTGATGACAGTCAAGCTGCCACAGATGCCCAAGAGCTATTGGAGAATCTTTCGTTCTCTGATCAGAACATCATACAAATGACTAAAGCAAATTATTTCAGACATTTTCTCCAGCGTATATCCACAG GATCAGAAGAAGTGAAAACGATGATGGCATCAACTTTGGCAGAATTGGAGTTGACTGACCACAACAAAGCATCTTTGTTGGAAGGAGGTGCTCTGGGTCCACTTCTTCACTTGGTATCATGCGGTGATGTTCGGATGAAAAAAGTGGCAGTCAAAGCTCTTCAGAACCTATCAAGCTTACCTGCAAATGGCCTGCAGATGATTAAAGAAGGTGCAGTGCAGCCATTACTTGGCCTTCTCTTTCAGCACATCTCTTCATCCTCAAGTTTATGTGAGCTGGCGGCTGCCACAATTGTGCACCTCGCTCTATCAACAGTGTCTCAAGAATCCAGCCCAACACCGATTTCATTGTTGGAATCTGATAATGATACTTTCAGGCTCTTTTCTTTGATCAACTTGACGGGGTCTAATGTGCAACAGAACATTCTTCGAGTTTTCCATGCCTTGTGCCAGTCCCCATCAGCATTAAATATCAAGACCAAGTTGACAGAG TGTTCAGCCATGCAAGTATTGGTCCAGTTATGTGAGCGCGACGACAACCCTAATGTAAGAGTAAATGCTGTGAAGCTGTTATATTGTTTGGTAGAAGATGGTGATGAAGGCACCATATTAGAGCATGTGGGTCAGAAATGCCTCGAGACCTTGCTCCGGATTATCCAATCTTCTAATCTTGAAGAAGAGATTGCTTCGTCAATGGGCATTATCTCAAACCTCCCAGAAAAGCCCCAGATCACTCAGTGGCTTCTGGATGCCGGGGCACTTCCTGTAATCTCCAGAATTCTCCCTGATAGCAAGCAGAATGATCCCCATAAAAATGACTTAGTCGAAAATGCTGCTGGAGCCATGCGTCGTTTTACTGTTCCAACACATCCAGAATGGCAAAAGAAAGCTGCAGAAGCTGGGATAATTCCTGTGCTAGTGCAGCTGCTAGACTTCGGAACCACCATGACAAAGAAATGTGCTGCAATTTCTCTGGCTCGTTTCTCTGAGAGCTCGCTTGAGCTTAGCCGGTCAATACCCAAGCGCAAGGGATTCTGGTGCTTCTCTGTTCCACCAGAAACTGGCTGCCTGATTCATGGGGGAATCTGTGCTGTTGAATCATCATTTTGCCTTGTGGAAGCTGATGCAGTCGAACCCCTTGTGAGGGTTCTTCGAGATCCAGATCCTGCAACCTGTGAGGCTTCTTTAGACGCCCTATTGACTCTAATTGAAGGTGTTAAACTTCAAAATGGTGGTAAGGTGCTCGCACAGGCAAATGCCATACAACCAATTGTTGGATTTCTTAGTTCTTCCTCCCCCATGCTGCAGGAAAAGGCCCTAAACACATTAGAAAGGATCTTTCGGCTGCCCGAGTTAAAACAGAAGTATGGGCCCTCTGCTCAAATGCCTTTGGTTGACCTGACACTGCGGGGTAACAGCAGCATGAAGTCTCTTTCAGCCAGAATACTTGCTCATTTGAATGTACTTCATGATCAGTCCTCTTACTTCTAA
- the LOC133682800 gene encoding AAA-ATPase At2g46620-like, with the protein MEILYTPFLLLFIIVSLLFLLRVLLFKTGLIYITKKWWRSIEDCFHVYQFFKVPEFNESMQENQLYHKVSIYLSSLASMEDSDYTNLFTGKKSNDIILHLDPNQVIDDYFLGARVSWINDDKSDTTCCRTLVLKVRRADKRRILRPYLQHIHITSDEVEQKKKGLNLYINIGSHEQNRRWRSVPFNHPSTFDTIVMDSDLKNKLKSDLESFLKTKQYYHRLGRAWKRSYLLYGPSGTGKSSFVAAMANFIGYDVYGIDLSRVLDDSDLKTLLLQTTSKSVILIEDLDRFLMDKSTGVSLSGVLNFMDGILNACCAEERIMVFTMNGKDHVDPAVLRPGRIDVHIHFPLCDFAAFKTLANSYLGVKDHKLFPQVEEIFLTGASLSPAEIGELMLANRNSPSRALKSVITALQTDGDGRGSLNIRRQWTDNSSRKSTEDSGEHSGVFSKEGVHAMKDFRKLYGLLRFKSNKTSESFDMTPDRKDGQSYGS; encoded by the coding sequence ATGGAAATTCTTTATACCCCATTCTTACTTTTGTTCATAATTGTTAGTCTACTGTTTTTGCTTCGTGTCCTTTTATTCAAAACCGGGCTAATTTACATCACCAAAAAATGGTGGAGATCTATAGAAGATTGTTTTCATGTCTATCAATTCTTCAAAGTCCCAGAATTCAACGAGAGCATGCAAGAAAATCAGCTTTATCACAAAGTCTCAATTTATCTCAGCTCTCTGGCTTCCATGGAAGACTCTGATTACACCAATCTCTTCACCGGAAAAAAATCCAACGATATCATCCTTCATCTCGATCCCAACCAGGTAATCGATGATTATTTCCTTGGAGCTAGAGTGTCTTGGATTAACGACGACAAAAGCGATACGACTTGTTGCAGAACCTTGGTTTTGAAGGTCAGAAGAGCCGATAAGCGCAGAATTCTGCGTCCTTATCTGCAGCACATCCACATAACATCGGACGAGGTCGAGCAGAAGAAGAAAGGTTTGAATCTCTACATAAATATTGGCAGTCATGAGCAAAACAGACGGTGGAGATCTGTTCCATTCAATCATCCTTCAACGTTTGATACAATTGTGATGGATTCTGATCTCAAGAATAAGTTGAAATCAGATCTTGAGTCATTCCTCAAAACCAAACAGTACTACCACCGGCTGGGGCGTGCCTGGAAGCGAAGCTACTTATTGTACGGTCCATCAGGTACTGGAAAATCCAGCTTTGTTGCAGCTATGGCCAATTTTATTGGCTACGATGTGTATGGTATTGATCTTTCAAGAGTTTTGGATGATTCGGATCTGAAAACGCTATTGTTACAAACGACAAGCAAGTCAGTGATTTTGATTGAAGACCTTGATCGGTTTTTGATGGATAAATCAACGGGTGTTAGCTTATCAGGTGTTTTGAACTTCATGGATGGGATATTAAATGCTTGCTGTGCAGAGGAAAGAATTATGGTTTTTACAATGAACGGTAAAGATCATGTTGACCCAGCTGTTCTTAGACCGGGTCGGATTGATGTTCATATTCATTTCCCTTTGTGTGATTTTGCTGCATTCAAAACTCTGGCGAACAGTTACTTGGGTGTTAAGGATCATAAATTGTTTCCTCAAGTAGAGGAGATTTTTCTAACTGGGGCAAGTTTGAGCCCAGCTGAGATTGGGGAGCTTATGCTTGCGAACAGGAATTCGCCCAGTCGGGCCTTGAAATCGGTTATTACTGCTTTGCAAACGGACGGTGATGGAAGGGGGTCTTTGAACATTAGAAGACAGTGGACTGACAATTCTTCAAGGAAGTCAACTGAGGATTCAGGGGAACACTCGGGGGTTTTTTCCAAGGAAGGTGTCCATGCCATGAAggattttagaaaattatatgGCTTGTTGAGATTCAAAAGTAACAAAACATCGGAATCGTTTGATATGACACCAGACCGTAAGGACGGGCAATCATATGGTTCTTGA
- the LOC133681511 gene encoding ATP synthase subunit delta, chloroplastic-like gives MDTISSSISTLKGPAFLSTLPELQHLRTPHVSHQLPPNLTTKPTSSISNRTPSKTKTLSFKNLNPPLFSNISQSSSHNSSPHIHRNPVSGYAAALVDIARCKSSLDIVQNDVQKLLKLLQNEQIQSVLGSPFVGDKEKGQVVKEVAKRGKFNRYLIGLVKMLIDRNKVMIVSDVLMEFERICDELSGTRVVLVPSSKKMEEDQLFWIAKTVQNLTGAVNVKVKNFFDEKLPAFVA, from the coding sequence ATGGATACCATCTCAAGTTCCATTTCAACCCTCAAAGGCCCTGCCTTTCTGTCAACACTTCCTGAATTGCAACATTTAAGGACTCCTCACGTATCTCATCAACTCCCTCCTAATCTTACAACTAAACCCACCTCTTCAATCTCTAACAGAACCCCATCCAAGACTAAAACCTTATCTTTTAAGAATCTTAACCCTCCACTCTTTTCTAACATCTCTCAAAGCTCATCTCATAACTCATCTCCACATATCCACAGAAACCCTGTCAGTGGCTATGCCGCCGCACTTGTAGACATAGCTCGATGCAAGAGTTCCCTTGACATAGTCCAAAATGATGTGCAGAAATTATTGAAGCTGCTTCAAAATGAGCAAATCCAATCTGTTTTGGGTAGCCCGTTTGTGGGTGACAAAGAGAAGGGACAAGTAGTGAAGGAAGTGGCAAAGAGAGGTAAATTCAATAGATATTTGATAGGTTTGGTGAAGATGTTGATTGATAGAAATAAGGTGATGATCGTGAGTGATGTTTTGATGGAGTTTGAGAGGATATGTGATGAGTTGAGTGGGACAAGAGTGGTTTTGGTTCCGTCTTCTAAAAAGATGGAGGAAGATCAGTTGTTTTGGATTGCCAAGACTGTGCAGAATCTTACCGGGGCTGTGAATGTTAAGgtaaaaaatttctttgatgAGAAGTTGCCAGCATTTGTTGCTTAA